The sequence CCTTCCATGACGCCGACCGCCCGCAGGTCGCGATACCAGCGCTCCACCGGGTGTTCCTTGATGAAGCCGTGCCCGCCGAGCAACTGCACGCCCGCGTTGCCGATCCACATGCCCTTCTCGGCGGCGAGCGTGCGCGCGAGCGCCACCTCGCGAGCATGCGACCTGCCCTGCTCCATCCGTGCCGCTGCCCGCAGGGTCACCAGCCGCAGACCCTCCAGCTCGATCCCGATGTCGGCCACCTGGAATGCCACGCCCTGCCGGTGGCTGACGGGTTCGCCGAACGCCTCCCGCTCGTTGACGTACGGGACGACGTAGTCGAGCACGGCCTTCGCGGTGCCGCACGCGAGCGCCGCCCACGCCAGGCGTGAGGAACGCACCACGTCCGTGAACACCTCACGCTTCCCGCCGCCGATCAGTGCGCTCGCGGGCAGGGACACGCCGTCAAGCACGAGCCTGCCCGTCGCGGCGCCGCGCAGGCCCATCGCGGGTTCCGGCTCGACCGAAACGCCGTCGGTGCCGGACTCAACGACGAACAGTGCGGGACCACCCTGCGGGCCTTCCAGGGTGGCCGACACGATGAACAACTCCGCCTGCGCCACCCTCGGCACCAGGTTCTTGACACCGTCGAGGCGGTAGCCGCCGGGGGTGCGGCGCGCGGTGGTCTTCGGGGAGAACACGTCGAACAGCGGTGTGCGCTCCTGCAATGCGAGTGCCGCGGCGGGCACGTCGTCGCCGGTGAACGCGGGCAGGTAGGTCGCTTGCTGATGGGCGTCGCCGTGACGCACGAGTACGCTGCTCACCGCCGACGGCGCGAGCACGGCGACCGCAAGGCCG comes from Saccharomonospora xinjiangensis XJ-54 and encodes:
- a CDS encoding acyl-CoA dehydrogenase family protein, which translates into the protein MGFGLAALNRLAGSPLLDRAGLRKPVERIVATATRGGFKAAGAAQRAFTAPTRLGKPARLAPAPEAGLFDLTPDDEQQMIVETVTEFAAEQLRTAAAEADTTLAPPGDLLTRAAELGLTVVGIPEEVGGVGTERSAVTNVLVAEALAHGDLGLAVAVLAPSAVSSVLVRHGDAHQQATYLPAFTGDDVPAAALALQERTPLFDVFSPKTTARRTPGGYRLDGVKNLVPRVAQAELFIVSATLEGPQGGPALFVVESGTDGVSVEPEPAMGLRGAATGRLVLDGVSLPASALIGGGKREVFTDVVRSSRLAWAALACGTAKAVLDYVVPYVNEREAFGEPVSHRQGVAFQVADIGIELEGLRLVTLRAAARMEQGRSHAREVALARTLAAEKGMWIGNAGVQLLGGHGFIKEHPVERWYRDLRAVGVMEGVVTA